The DNA segment GTCCGTCAATGGCACAGACGTCGGACTTGGTGTCGAAGACAGCTTTCCGAGTCTGTGCCGATCCGGCCAATCTGCCGATGTCGGATCGCTCGGGCGAAGGGTACGAGAACAAGATTGCCGAGCTGATGGCGTCCAAGCTCGGACTGCCATTGGACTATACCTGGTTTCCAATGGCCACCGGCTTCATTCGCAAGACCCTGCAGGCCAATACCTGCGATGTGGTCATTGGCTACGCCCAGGGCGACGAGCTGGTATTGAATACCAACCACTACTACACCTCTGCATATGTACTGATCGTCCACTCGGGCGGTCCGCTGTCCGGCGTCACGAAGCTGTCTGATCCACTCCTCAAGGACAAGCGGATCGGCATTATCGCGGGAACCCCGCCGGCGACGCATATGGCGAGGAACGGACTGTTGCCCAAAGCGAAGCCGTACCATCTGATGGTCGATCGGCGTTACGAGGACCCGGCCGACGAGATGCTTGCCGACCTGAAGTCCGGCGCCATAGACGCAGCCATCCTCTGGGGGCCGATCGGTGCGCCCGTGGTCAAGGCGAGCCATCCGGACCTGAAGGTGACGCCGCTTTTGCAGGAGCCGACGCTGCCGAAGCTCTTCTACCGCATCACCATGGGCGTGCGGCAAGGCGAGAAGGTCTGGGAGCGCAAGCTGAACTCCCTGATCCGCAGGAATCAGTCTGAGATCAACACCATTCTCACGGAGGCGGGTGTGCCGCTGGTGAACGATATGGGGACAGGGCCGCTTAAGGTGTCACAATGATCCGTCCGCAGCTTGCCTGCCTCGGCGGCTGCCGGCCTCACGTTTTGAAGAGGTGATTATTTAGGATGCAACGAAGGCCGCGCAGCCAGCTGTCGTCGGTGTTCGAGCGGATGTCGACCGCAAGACCGCGCAGCACCTCGCCGGAGCGCACGTCGCGCAGCACCAGGTTTATCGATAGAACGAGATTGGAGACCTTCCGCCACGAAACGGTGGCGCGCGGCCCCCTCCAACAGCTTGAGCCGCGCCGTTTCATCGGCGCGCACACCGTTGTAGGCGCCCTCCGTCGACAGGTCGATGAAGGTCATGCCGAGGAACGCCACCTTGGCGCCCGGCATCAGCGGCTTGTCGAGCCCTGCCAAGGCGAGTGTCGGCAACAAGGCCAGGATTAGCGCCATCAGGATGCGTTGCATGGCTCAGCCTAGCACAGGCATTTTGCGAAACCACGCTCCTTAAGTCTCGGTTTTAAGGCACAAATTGCCCTGTTAATCTTTTCGCCCAAGGGACTTCACGGAGATTGGGAGGTCGTTCCGGCAATGTCCAACCTACGGCTCGCGCTTGCCGTTTTTTGCGCGGCGATGCTTGTCGCGCTCCCTTTGCGGGCCATGGAGGTGAAAGCTGCCGTGCTCAGGATCGATCGCGTGGTCGGCCCGCCGATTTCTCGGCTCGATGCGCCGCCTGCCGATCTGGGTTTTGCCGGCGCCATGCTGGGTAACGAGGACAATCGGACGACTGGCGCCTTCACGGACACGGACTACACGCTGAAGACGCAGGCGGTAGCACCGGATAAGGCGGCGGCAGCGCTGGATGCGCTGAAAGCCGAAGGCTTCGGCCTGATCACGGTGATCGCCGAGGGCGACACCCTGAAGGCGCTGTCAGACGGGGCTGGGCCCGAGGTGCTGCTTTTGAATGCAGGCGCTCGTGACGAGACGCTGCGCGACGCAGACTGCCGCGCCAACGTGCTGCATGTCTCACCGAGCCGCTCCATGCTCAGCGATAGCGTTATCCAGTTCCTCATGTGGAAGAAGTGGCCGCGTATCCTCCTGATCCACGGCTCGCACCCCGAAGACACGCTTCTGGCAGAAAACTATCGCAAGTCGGCCGCGAAGTTCGGTGCGACGATCGTCGAGGAGCGCGAGTTCGTCGACACGGGCGGCGCCCGGCGCACGGATACCGGCCACGTCATGGTGCAAAAACAGATCCCCGCATTTACACAGGATGCCGAGGATTACGACGTGATCATCGCGGCCGACGAGGCCGGCGTCTTCGCACCCTACCTGCCTTATCACTCCTGGGATCCAAGGCCTGTGGCAGGATCCGCGGGCCTTCGCCCGGTGTCCTGGCATGCCGCCCATGAAGCCTGGGGCGCGACGCAGTTCCAACGCCGCTTCGAGAAACTGACCGGGCGCAACATGCGCGAGGAGGACTATCAGACATGGCTTGCCATGCGCGTGATCGGCGAGGCCGTGACGCAGTCCGGCAAGACCGACCCGGCGTCCGTGCGGGCCTATGCTCTTTCGGAGGATTTCGAGTTGGCGGCGTTCAAGGGGCAGAAGCTGACCTTCCGCCCGTGGAACGGGCAACTGCGCCAGCCGATCCTTTTGACCGACGGTCGGGTGACGGTGTCCGTTTCGCCGCAGGATGGCTACCTGCACCAGCATTCGCCGCTCGACACGCTGGGTATCGATGCACCCGAAACCGCTTGCCACGCCTTTGGAGGATAGAATGCTGAGATCCGCAGTGGTGTTTCTGTCAGCCGCTTTTATGTTTGCCGGCCCCGCTGAGGCCAACAAGGTCTTCGTGACCAATGAACGCAGCAACAACGTGACCGTACTCGACAGCCAAAGCTGGGAGGTGATCGCCACTTTCCCGGCCGGCAACAGGCCGCGCGGCATCACGATCAGCCCGGATGGCAAGGAGCTCTATGTCTGCGCCTCGGACGACGACACCGTCCGGGTCTTCGATCCTGAGACCTACCAGGAATTGCATACGCTGCCGTCGGGGCCCGATCCGGAACTATTCGCTCTCGATCCTTCAGGCAATCCGCTCTATGTGGCCAACGAGGACGACAATCTGGTGACGGTCGTGGACGTCAAGACGCGCCAGGTGCTGGCCGAAATACCCGTCGGCGTGGAACCGGAAGGCGTTGCGGTCAGTCCGGATGCGAAGACCATCATCAACACCTCCGAAACCACCAATATGGCGCATTTCATAAACGCCTCCACCTACGAGATCGTGCACAACGTGCGGGTAGACCAGCGCCCGCGCTATGCCGAATTCACGGCCGACGGCAAAAAGCTTTACGTCAGCTCTGAAATCGGCGGCACCGTTTCGGTAATTGATCTGACCGCGCCCGAGCCGGCGATCGCCAAGAAGATCGGCTTTGCCGTGCCGGGCATTCTGCCGGAATGGTTGCAGCCGGTGGGCGTCAAGGCGACCAAGGACGGCTCCCGCGTTTTCGTGGCGCTTGGCCCGGCCAACCGGGTCGCGGTGATCGACGCCTCGCGGGATGAAGTTCTCGATTACCTGCTCGTCGGGCAGCGCGTCTGGCAGATGGCATTCACCCCGGGCGAGGAATTCCTGATCACCACGAATGGCAATTCCAACGATGTCAGCGTCATCGATGTCAAGGAGGAAACGGTGATCCAGTCGGTTCAAGTCGGCGAGCAGCCCTGGGGGGTCGTGGTCGCCCCGAATTGAGCGGGGCAATGCAATAGGATTGGGAGGATTTTCATCGTGCATAGATCGATTATCGCAGTGCTGACCGCGCTCTTTCTGACAGGCCCTGCCGTCGCCGCGCCGCTTTGCGGCGAGTTCGGTTTTTCCGGATTGCTCGCCAAATGCAACCGGGGCGAGCCTATCGAGATCACGCTCAGTTCCGGCAAGCCGCTTGGCAAAGGTGCCATCGCGCTGCAGTCCGGCGCCTATTATGAAATGCACATCACCGCAGACGGATCTGCGGAACTGGCACTCATCGGCGCACCGTTCTTTCGTGCGATCTGGATGAACGAGATCGTCATCAACGGCATAGAAGTGCGCCCCATGGCGATCGACAGCCTCGAATTCGACGAGGCGGGCACGGCGACCCTCTCGTTCATCGCCATAAAGCCGGGCAGCTACGAGGTGAAGATTCCGGACACCACAAGCGACAGCCAGAAGGTGCAGATCTCCATCGAGTGAGCCGGCTGCAGATGACAGTTTTGGGCGATGAACGCTTTGAAACTGGCCGCATGCCTTCTCGCGCTCGCGCCGGCGGCTGCCGTGGCCGAGGATCTGCCGCAATTGCGCGCAGCGTTGCTCTCCAGGGAGACGCATCATGACAGGGCTTGAGATCAGCCATGTCAGCTATAGCCACGGATCGCGCAAGACGCTCGACAATGCCAGTTTCCAGGAGGTCGACGCGGAAAACCGACACTTTCCGCTATATTGCCGCCGACGGCATTTGCCTTGATCCTGCTTTCTCGGGAAGGACCTGAAGACGTTCAAGAGAGAGGAGGAACGAATGCTTAAGCTACATCCGTCCATCGACAACGGCTTTCCGCCTGCCAGTCCGGACTTTCAGGGTGGCACGTTGAAATGCAAATGCGCCACCAATCCGGTGACCGTTGAAATCGGCGCGCAGACGGCGCACAACCATGCCTGCGGCTGCACCAAATGTTGGAAGCCGGATGGCGCGACCTTCGCGCAGATCGCGGTTGTCAGCCGCGACAAGGTGAATGTCGCCTCAGGTTCAGAAAAGCTGCAGATCGTCGATCCAAGCGCGACGATCCAGCGTTACGCCTGCAAGGATTGCGGCGCGCACATGTATGGCCGGATCGAGAACACCAAGCATCCCTTCTATGGCCTCGATTTCGTCCATACCGAGCTCAGCGACGAGACCGGTTGGTCGCCGCCGGGATTCGCAGCCTTCGTATCTTCCGTGATCGAAAGCGGCGTCAGCCCCGACAGGATGCCGGATATACGCGTTCGCCTGACAGAACTCGGGCTGCCGCCCTATGATTGCTTGTCGCCGGCGCTGATGGATGCAATCGCCACGCACATCGCCAAACAGACCGGCGCCCTGCCGGCCTGACAAAGAGCTCAACGCCTCCTCCCTCGGACCCCACCCGTTTGTCTCCTTCCAGGAGGCTCTCCCAATGGGTGGGGTCTGAGGCGTTTTTGTGCCTTCGGAGTCGATGCGCGGCGAAGATCGGGAGAGCGCTCGTTGATACCCCCTCTGCCCTGCCGGGCATCTCCCCCACAAGGGGGGCGATTGGCCAGAAGCAAAGCCCTGCCCGACAACAAACTCGCAAAATGCCCAAGTTGCGCAAATTCAACGCGCACGCACAGGGATCTGTGGTTGAGCGGGATATCACTGCTTGCCAATCTCCCCCCTTGTGGGGGAGATGCCCGGCAGGGCAGAGTGGGGTACCCGGCCGGCGGAACAAACGGAATAGCTATTCAGACCTGATAGGGCGGAACTTTCCATTTGATGGAGCAGCCGATTGAAGGCTGCTGTTCCGCCGGCCCTTTGCCAAACAGCGCGACCATGACCATGGCCTCGTAAAGGTCACGCCTCAGATCGGCAGGGCCGATCTCCTTGCGCGAGGCGTCCAGTCGCCCGCGATATTGCAGCTTCATGTCCTTGTTGAAGCCGAAGAAGTCTGGCGTGCAGGCGGCACCATAGGCTTTGGCGACGGATTGATCCTCGTCGTAGAGATAGGGGAAGGGCAGGGCGTTTTGCGAAGCGAAGCGCTTCATGTTGTCGAACGAGTCCTCCGGATAACTGTCGGCGTCATTGGCGCTGATCGCCACGAAGCCGACACCGTGAGTCTTGAGGCCGACCGCGTCCCGAACGATCCGCGCGATCACCGCTTTCACATAGGGGCAGTGATTGCAGATGAAGGCAACGACCAGCCCCTTCGGGCCGGCCTGATCGAATATGGAGTGGGTGGCGCCATCGACGCCGGGAAGCCTTGCGTCGACCGCCGGCCAGCCGAATTCACAGACAGGAGGGGTGGCGGCCATGGCTCACGCCGCTTTCTTCATGGCGCCATCGGATGCCGCGCGGATGGCCGCGATGTTTTTCGCGTAGGCCTCCTCGCTGCCGCCCTTGAACACCGCGGAGCCGGCAACCAGCACGTCCGCACCGGCCGCGGCAACGAGCGGCGCCGTTTCCGGTGTCACGCCGCCATCGATCTCGATGTGGATCGGACGGCTGCCAATCATGGACTTCACGCGCCGCACCTTCTCGACGACGGACGGGATGAAGGCCTGGCCGCCGAAACCCGGATTGACCGTCATCAGGAGGATGAGGTCGAGCCGGTCCAGCACATATTCGAGGGCGGTCTCCGGCGTCGAGGGATTGAGCGACACGCCGGCCTTGCAGCCGAGGTCGCGGATCGCCTGCAACGATCTGTCGAGGTGGGTGGTCGCTTCGGCATGTACAGTGATGATGTCGCAGCCGGCATCGGCGAAGGCGCCGAGAAACGGGTCGGCCGGTGCGATCATCAAGTGGCAGTCGAACACCTTGTCGGTTCGGCCCCGGATTGCTTTGATGACCGGTGGCCCGAAGGTGATGTTTGGCACGAAATGGCCGTCCATCACGTCAAGATGGATCCAGTCGGCACCCGCCCGGCAGACGGTCTCGACCTCTTCGCCGAGTCTCGAGAAGTCGGCCGACAGAACAGAGGGGGCAATGATGGTCTTCTCGCTCATGACGATGTCTCCGGATGATTGGGTTCACCCATCGTGAACACGCGGCTCGCGGAAATGTCCCCAGCGGTGATGGTTGAGAGTTGCTCGGCGTCGACCGGGCCTACGCTTTCCTCGAACAGGCGATTCGCCTGCCGCAGCCGAGCCCGATCGAGCGCGTTGCGGATCGAGCGAGCATTGGCGAAATGCGGCTGGCGCCGGCGCCGCGCGATGTAGTTGCTCATTATAGCAGTTGCCTTGGCGTCAAAGCGATAGCCCTGACGGCTCAGCATGCTTTCTGCGATCGACAGGAGCTCGCCGTCGTCATAATCGGGGAAGTCGATATGGTGGGCAATGCGCGAGCGGAAGCCGGGATTGCTCTCGAAAAACCGGTCCATGCGGTCGGCGTAGCCGGCGAGAATAACCACCAGGTCGTCGCGGTTGTTTTCCATTACCTGAAGCAGGATTTCGATCGCTTCTTGGCCATAGTCGCGCTCGTTGTCCGGTCGGTAGAGATAATAGGCCTCGTCGATGAACAGCACGCCCCCCATTGCCTTCTTCAGGATCTCCTTGGTCTTGGGCGCGGTATGGCCGATATATTGCCCGACCAGATCATCGCGCGTCACCGACACCAGATGCCCCTTGCGGATATAGCCGAGCCTGTGCAGCAGATTGGCCATGCGCAATGCCACCGTCGTCTTGCCGGTGCCTGGATTGCCGGTGAAGCTCATGTGCAGCGACGGCGCTTCGTGGGTCAGGCCCATTGCACGACGGGCCCGTTCAACGAGCAGCAGGGCTGCGGTCTCACGGATTCGCCGCTTCACGGGCTTCAGACCGACGAGTTCTTTATCCAGTTCATCGAGCACCTCGGCGACGCCGGAGGCCCTGTATTCCTCAGCGAGGTCGACAGATGTCGGCAGGTTTTCGGTGCCTGATAGAGCTTCCGGCATCGCCATTTCGTCTGCTCCTTCTACCGCTGCGTTTCCCAGGCATAGCGTTGGCTGCGACCGCGGCTTTCCGTCCGGGTCATCCTGAGGCTCGGTTCGTTGTCGGGACGGTTGACGATGAAAGACATCGTCACGGTCTCGAGGCCGCGGCTGGAATCGAAGGCATTCAGGCGGATGTAATCCTGCGGATGGGCCTTGCGGCAATCCTCCAACTCCATCATGACGCCCTTGGCGTCCTTTAGGTCAAACATCGGATTGCCCCACATTTCCCAGTAGGTGTTGCGGGGATGCGGGTCGTCGGTGTGCTCGACGCCGATCGCCCATCCCTTACCGAGGCAATATTCCACCTGTGCCGTGATCTGCTCATCCGTCAGATCCGGCAGGAACGAGAAGCATCCTTGGGTGATACGCATGTTCGTTTCTCCTTCTTCTCATGCCCGTCAGGCGACGCTTACGCTCGGCACGAAATCCGAGGTATCCGTCGGGGTGTAGTTGAAGCTGATATTGCCCCAGGTATCGAGGGCCGCTTCGAGCGGCTTGCACCACTTGGCCGCCGCCCTGAGGATTTCAGGACCTTCATGGGCGATGTCGCGGCCTTCATTGCGGGCAAGCACCATGGCTTCCAGCGCGACCCGATTGGCGGTGGCTCCTGCCTGGATGCCCATGGGGTGACCGATCGTGCCGCCGCCGAACTGCAGCACGACGTCGTCGCCGAAAAGATCGAGCAACTGGTGCATCTGGCCAGCGTGGATACCGCCCGATGCAACCGGCATGACTTTCTTGATGTCCGCCCAGTCCTGCTCGAAGAAGATGCCGCGCTCAAGGTCGACTTCGTTCTTTGTTTCGCGGCAGACATTGTAGTAACCCTGCACCGTCATCGGGTCGCCCTCGAGTTTGCCGACGGCAGTGCCGGCATGCAGGTGGTCAACACCGGCAAGCCGCAGCCATTTGGCGATGACGCGGAAGGAGATGCCGTGGTTCTTCTGCCGCGTGTAGGTGCCGTGGCCGGCCCGGTGCATGTGCAAGATCATGTCGTTCTGTCGGCACCATTCCGAGATCGACTGGATTGCCGTCCAGCCGACGATGAGATCCACCATGACGATCACCGAACCGAGTTCCTTGGCGAATTCGGCGCGGCGGTACATCTCCTCCATCGTACCGGCGGTGACGTTGAGATAGTGCCCCTTGACCTCGCCAGTGACGGCGGAGGCATGGTTGACCGCCTCCATGCAGTAAAGGAAGCGGTCGCGCCAATGCATGAAGGGCTGCGAATTGATGTTCTCGTCATCCTTCATGAAATCGAGACCGCCCTTCAGCCCCTCGTAGACGACGCGGCCATAGTTCTTGCCCGAAAGCCCGAGTTTCGGCTTGGTGGTGGCGCCGAGCAGCGGCTTGCCGAACTTGTCCAGCCGTTCGCGCTCCACGACGATGCCGGTCGGCGGACCCTTGAAGGTTTTCACATAGGCGACGGGGAAGCGCATATCCTCGAGCCTTGCCGCCTTTAACGGCTTGAACGAGAAGACATTGCCGATGATCGACGCCGTCAGGTTGGCGATCGATCCTTCCTCGAACAGGATAAGGTCGTAGGCGACATAGCAGAAATATTGTCCGGGTGTTCCGGGTACCGGATCGACTCGATAGGCCTTGGCGCGATATTGGTCGCAGGCCGTGAGGCGATCGGTCCATACCACGGTCCAGGTGGCCGTCGAGCTTTCGCCGGCAACCGCGGCGGCCGCCTCGATCGGGTCGACGCCCTCCTGCGGCGTGATCCGGAACAGCGCGATCAGATCGGTGTCCTTCGGCTCGTAGTCGCCGTTCCAATAGCCCATCTGCGCGTATTTGAGCACGCCGGCCTTGTAGCGTTCCTTGCCCTTGATCTCTGTCTTTGCGTCGGCGTTCATGACACAGTCCTTTCGTCGGGATGAATGTGATCAGGCGGCTTGCGACCGCGCCGTCTGGGGTTTGAGCGACCCGCTAGCGTAGCGTCTGGCCATCTCCGCGATCGGCACGACCTTGATGCGGGATGCGTTGCCCGCGGTGCCGAAGGCCTCGAACCGGGCCTTGCAGACGGCCGACATGGCGTCCATGGCGGGCTTCAGGAACTTGCGTGGATCGAATTCGCTGCGGCTCGTGTCGGCGACGCGGCGAAAGGCGGCGGCAGCCGCCAGGCGCAGATCCGTGTCGATATTGACCTTGCGCACGCCGAAGCGGATGCCCCGCACGATCTCCTCGACCGGCACGCCGTAGGTCTCGCGCATTTCGCCGCCATGGGCGTTGAAGACATCCTGCCACTCCTGCGGCACCGAGGAGGAGCCGTGCATGACGATGTGGGTGTCCGGCAGCCGGTGATGGATCTTCTCGATCACGTCCATGGCGAGCACCTCGCCGGTCGGCTTGCGGCTGAATTTGTAGGCGCCATGCGAGGTGCCGATGGCCACTGCCAGCGCATCGACCTCGGTCTCGGCGACGAAGCGGGCGGCTTCCTCCGGGTCGGTCAAGAGTTGCGAACGATCGAGCGCGCCTTCGAAGCCGTGGCCGTCCTCGGCTTCGCCATGGCCGGTTTCAAGAGAGCCGAGGCAGCCGAGTTCCCCCTCGACCGAAGCACCGACCATATGGGCGAGGCGGCTTACTTCCGCGGTGATCGCGACGTTATAGGCGTAGTCGGCGGGCGTCTTCGCATCCTCCGTCAGCGAACCGTCCATCATCACCGAGGTGAAGCCGTGCTGGATCGCCGAGAGACACGTCGCGACATTGTTGCCATGATCCTGGTGGATGCAGAGCGGGATGTCGGGATACATCTGCTCGAGCGCTTCCATCATCTTGGCGAGCATGATGTCGTTGGCATAGGAGCGCGCGCCGCGCGAGGCCTGGAGGATGACAGGCGCGTCGCAGGCGCGCGCCGCCTCCATGATCGCCAGGCCCTGTTCCATGTTGTTGATGTTGAAAGCCGGTACGCCATAGGTGTGTTCGGCGGCATGATCGAGAAGTTGGCGGAGCGTGATGCGGGCCATGTTCAAACCTTCCTGGTCGATGCGATGACGACTTCGCCGGCCCGAGCGCCGGTCCGGGTGCCGATGGGGGGCACCTCCCGGAAGTCCCTGCGAACAAGCCTCAAAGCTTCGGCGACGATGTGATCGGCGGTGATGCCGAAATGGCGGTAGAGGTCTCCGGCCGGTGCGGAGGCTCCGAAGCCGACCATGCCGACGAAGGCACAATCAGGTCCCATCCAGCGGTCCCAGCCGAGGCGGCCAGCCGCTTCGAC comes from the Sinorhizobium garamanticum genome and includes:
- the fba gene encoding class II fructose-bisphosphate aldolase (catalyzes the reversible aldol condensation of dihydroxyacetonephosphate and glyceraldehyde 3-phosphate in the Calvin cycle, glycolysis, and/or gluconeogenesis); protein product: MARITLRQLLDHAAEHTYGVPAFNINNMEQGLAIMEAARACDAPVILQASRGARSYANDIMLAKMMEALEQMYPDIPLCIHQDHGNNVATCLSAIQHGFTSVMMDGSLTEDAKTPADYAYNVAITAEVSRLAHMVGASVEGELGCLGSLETGHGEAEDGHGFEGALDRSQLLTDPEEAARFVAETEVDALAVAIGTSHGAYKFSRKPTGEVLAMDVIEKIHHRLPDTHIVMHGSSSVPQEWQDVFNAHGGEMRETYGVPVEEIVRGIRFGVRKVNIDTDLRLAAAAAFRRVADTSRSEFDPRKFLKPAMDAMSAVCKARFEAFGTAGNASRIKVVPIAEMARRYASGSLKPQTARSQAA
- a CDS encoding ribulose bisphosphate carboxylase small subunit — encoded protein: MRITQGCFSFLPDLTDEQITAQVEYCLGKGWAIGVEHTDDPHPRNTYWEMWGNPMFDLKDAKGVMMELEDCRKAHPQDYIRLNAFDSSRGLETVTMSFIVNRPDNEPSLRMTRTESRGRSQRYAWETQR
- a CDS encoding substrate-binding domain-containing protein, which codes for MRSGMLKNRASAVTSLVGPVSALVLLVCAGPSMAQTSDLVSKTAFRVCADPANLPMSDRSGEGYENKIAELMASKLGLPLDYTWFPMATGFIRKTLQANTCDVVIGYAQGDELVLNTNHYYTSAYVLIVHSGGPLSGVTKLSDPLLKDKRIGIIAGTPPATHMARNGLLPKAKPYHLMVDRRYEDPADEMLADLKSGAIDAAILWGPIGAPVVKASHPDLKVTPLLQEPTLPKLFYRITMGVRQGEKVWERKLNSLIRRNQSEINTILTEAGVPLVNDMGTGPLKVSQ
- the cbbX gene encoding CbbX protein — its product is MAMPEALSGTENLPTSVDLAEEYRASGVAEVLDELDKELVGLKPVKRRIRETAALLLVERARRAMGLTHEAPSLHMSFTGNPGTGKTTVALRMANLLHRLGYIRKGHLVSVTRDDLVGQYIGHTAPKTKEILKKAMGGVLFIDEAYYLYRPDNERDYGQEAIEILLQVMENNRDDLVVILAGYADRMDRFFESNPGFRSRIAHHIDFPDYDDGELLSIAESMLSRQGYRFDAKATAIMSNYIARRRRQPHFANARSIRNALDRARLRQANRLFEESVGPVDAEQLSTITAGDISASRVFTMGEPNHPETSS
- the gfa gene encoding S-(hydroxymethyl)glutathione synthase; the encoded protein is MLKLHPSIDNGFPPASPDFQGGTLKCKCATNPVTVEIGAQTAHNHACGCTKCWKPDGATFAQIAVVSRDKVNVASGSEKLQIVDPSATIQRYACKDCGAHMYGRIENTKHPFYGLDFVHTELSDETGWSPPGFAAFVSSVIESGVSPDRMPDIRVRLTELGLPPYDCLSPALMDAIATHIAKQTGALPA
- a CDS encoding ABC transporter substrate-binding protein, whose product is MSNLRLALAVFCAAMLVALPLRAMEVKAAVLRIDRVVGPPISRLDAPPADLGFAGAMLGNEDNRTTGAFTDTDYTLKTQAVAPDKAAAALDALKAEGFGLITVIAEGDTLKALSDGAGPEVLLLNAGARDETLRDADCRANVLHVSPSRSMLSDSVIQFLMWKKWPRILLIHGSHPEDTLLAENYRKSAAKFGATIVEEREFVDTGGARRTDTGHVMVQKQIPAFTQDAEDYDVIIAADEAGVFAPYLPYHSWDPRPVAGSAGLRPVSWHAAHEAWGATQFQRRFEKLTGRNMREEDYQTWLAMRVIGEAVTQSGKTDPASVRAYALSEDFELAAFKGQKLTFRPWNGQLRQPILLTDGRVTVSVSPQDGYLHQHSPLDTLGIDAPETACHAFGG
- a CDS encoding form I ribulose bisphosphate carboxylase large subunit — encoded protein: MNADAKTEIKGKERYKAGVLKYAQMGYWNGDYEPKDTDLIALFRITPQEGVDPIEAAAAVAGESSTATWTVVWTDRLTACDQYRAKAYRVDPVPGTPGQYFCYVAYDLILFEEGSIANLTASIIGNVFSFKPLKAARLEDMRFPVAYVKTFKGPPTGIVVERERLDKFGKPLLGATTKPKLGLSGKNYGRVVYEGLKGGLDFMKDDENINSQPFMHWRDRFLYCMEAVNHASAVTGEVKGHYLNVTAGTMEEMYRRAEFAKELGSVIVMVDLIVGWTAIQSISEWCRQNDMILHMHRAGHGTYTRQKNHGISFRVIAKWLRLAGVDHLHAGTAVGKLEGDPMTVQGYYNVCRETKNEVDLERGIFFEQDWADIKKVMPVASGGIHAGQMHQLLDLFGDDVVLQFGGGTIGHPMGIQAGATANRVALEAMVLARNEGRDIAHEGPEILRAAAKWCKPLEAALDTWGNISFNYTPTDTSDFVPSVSVA
- a CDS encoding YVTN family beta-propeller repeat protein, producing the protein MLRSAVVFLSAAFMFAGPAEANKVFVTNERSNNVTVLDSQSWEVIATFPAGNRPRGITISPDGKELYVCASDDDTVRVFDPETYQELHTLPSGPDPELFALDPSGNPLYVANEDDNLVTVVDVKTRQVLAEIPVGVEPEGVAVSPDAKTIINTSETTNMAHFINASTYEIVHNVRVDQRPRYAEFTADGKKLYVSSEIGGTVSVIDLTAPEPAIAKKIGFAVPGILPEWLQPVGVKATKDGSRVFVALGPANRVAVIDASRDEVLDYLLVGQRVWQMAFTPGEEFLITTNGNSNDVSVIDVKEETVIQSVQVGEQPWGVVVAPN
- a CDS encoding thioredoxin family protein, translated to MAATPPVCEFGWPAVDARLPGVDGATHSIFDQAGPKGLVVAFICNHCPYVKAVIARIVRDAVGLKTHGVGFVAISANDADSYPEDSFDNMKRFASQNALPFPYLYDEDQSVAKAYGAACTPDFFGFNKDMKLQYRGRLDASRKEIGPADLRRDLYEAMVMVALFGKGPAEQQPSIGCSIKWKVPPYQV
- the rpe gene encoding ribulose-phosphate 3-epimerase, with product MSEKTIIAPSVLSADFSRLGEEVETVCRAGADWIHLDVMDGHFVPNITFGPPVIKAIRGRTDKVFDCHLMIAPADPFLGAFADAGCDIITVHAEATTHLDRSLQAIRDLGCKAGVSLNPSTPETALEYVLDRLDLILLMTVNPGFGGQAFIPSVVEKVRRVKSMIGSRPIHIEIDGGVTPETAPLVAAAGADVLVAGSAVFKGGSEEAYAKNIAAIRAASDGAMKKAA